From the genome of Methanothrix soehngenii GP6:
GATCAGTCGCTTCTGAGGGTGGCGGTTTGCATCATGATGGACATTAACGAGGATTGGATAACAGGTAAAAGGTATTTATCATTGGAAGAGTAGAGTGGAATCAGGATACAGGGCCACTGTGAAATTACAGCAGATATGGCACGCTACCTGAATTAGTATTATGCCCGCCCGGGTTTCAATTCCCTTTTCATCGGGATAGGCTCTGCAATGCTCTGGCCGCACCCCGGACAATGGCCAAGAAGATGGCGGTGTTTCAATTCCCTTTTCATCGGGATAGGCTCTGCAATGTGGCTGCAGATCGTATATCTGATCATCTCAGAATAATGAGTTTCAATTCCCTTTTCATCGGGATAGGCTCTGCAATCGAACTAAAAAAGGATCTTACAAAACAATATTATTTTGTTTCAATTCCCTTTTCATCGGGATAGGCTCTGCAATACCAAAACAAGAATACGTTGTTTTTTCACATATTTCGTTTCAATTCCCTTTTCATCGGGATAGGCTCTGCAATGTAAAGCGATTTAACAACGTAGTATGATAAACTCTTGTTTCAATTCCCTTTTCATCGGGATAGGCTCTGCAATTAGAGGTCTTGTTAAAGGCATGGTAGAGCCTGGTAACAGTTTCAATTCCCTTTTCATCGGGATAGGCTCTGCAATGAAGGATCTCTTTGAGGGGCTATTGCCAAGATTCTCGTTTCAATTCCCTTTTCATCGGGATAGGCTCTGCAATGCGGCTCAGACAGGATTCACCTCAAGCAACAGCTGGACATGTTTCAATTCCCTTTTCATCGGGATAGGCTCTGCAATTAGATGAGTCATTGAGCTTAGGCAGAGAGGACTTCGTTTCAATTCCCTTTTCATCGGGATAGGCTCTGCAATGATACAATAAAACAGACTCGAGACCTGCCCGGACTTAGATGTTTCAATTCCCTTTTCATCGGGATAGGCTCTGCAATAAGCCCCTGCGATCCAGGAAGTCGCATCTTGGTTTCAATTCCCTTTTCATCGGGATAGGCTCTGCAATATGAAATACCTGTGTTTCCACTAGTTGGTTCTATGAAAAGTTTCAATTCCCTTTTCATCGGGATAGGCTCTGCAATCGAAACGGTATGTGTATGTGTATCCGAACCACTTTTTGTGTTTCAATTCCCTTTTCATCGGGATAGGCTCTGCAATCCTCGTTTGCGCGATCTGACCACCAGCCAGGAACTCAGTTTCAATTCCCTTTTCATCGGGATAGGCTCTGCAATATTTTGTCATAGTACATCACCATGTAAGCCCGTCCCCATGTTTCAATTCCCTTTTCATCGGGATAGGCTCTGCAATTGATGAAATGGATGAGTACCTGAACAGCTTGATGGAGTTTCAATTCCCTTTTCATCGGGATAGGCTCTGCAATTTGAACCGCGGCCAGGAACCCATATTTACTTCGGAAATCGGTTTCAATTCCCTTTTCATCGGGATAGGCTCTGCAATAAAATCAACCGCGTGGTTCGATCGTCACCCGGTATGGTTTCAATTCCCTTTTCATCGGGATAGGCTCTGCAATACTCATACGGGGGGCCTCTATATGTGGCTGGAGAATCCAGTTTCAATTCCCTTTTCATCGGGATAGGCTCTGCAATTATAATTGCAGGATGTTTATCCCTTCAGCTAATTCAGGTTTCAATTCCCTTTTCATCGGGATAGGCTCTGCAATTTGGAGATGTGCTGAGTCATCGCCAGCTCATGCAGCGTGACGTTTCAATTCCCTTTTCATCGGGATAGGCTCTGCAATTGGTCACGTCGTACTGCGCGGCCTGCTCCGGTTCTGGTGTTTCAATTCCCTTTTCATCGGGATAGGCTCTGCAATGAGACATCCGACCAGAGAGCTTCTTAAGGTGGCGTTGTTTCAATTCCCTTTTCATCGGGATAGGCTCTGCAATCGGAACATCCGAAGCCTGCCAAGCTGAAATAGATTCCAGTTTCAATTCCCTTTTCATCGGGATAGGCTCTGCAATTTTGGCCAAGAGCCTATCCCCTCATGGAATTAGAACCAGTTTCAATTCCCTTTTCATCGGGATAGGCTCTGCAATCCATCTTGTTCCCCGTTATATCCACTACCCACATCTACCCGTTTCAATTCCCTTTTCATCGGGATAGGCTCTGCAATAATAGTTGTGGCCGTGTATGTTGCCTCGGGAACATGTTTCAATTCCCTTTTCATCGGGATAGGCTCTGCAATCCACACTCGGAACATGTACGAGAAGTATATCTTGGATCTAGTTTCAATTCCCTTTTCATCGGGATAGGCTCTGCAATGATAGGGTGGTTCTATCTACCAAACCCACCAACTACCAGTTTCAATTCCCTTTTCATCGGGATAGGCTCTGCAATACACTAACTGGTACAACCACAATGATTTTGTGGTCAATTAGTTTCAATTCCCTTTTCATCGGGATAGGCTCTGCAATATGACGTAGCGTCACCAGGTTCTAATACAAATGGATCAGTTTCAATTCCCTTTTCATCGGGATAGGCTCTGCAATCTTTCTGGTTGTGATGTTCATCAAGCCGGAACACCGTTTCAATTCCCTTTTCATCGGGATAGGCTCTGCAATTATTTTAAATAGATTGTAGTGCTATGTGACCAGTATTGTTTCAATTCCCTTTTCATCGGGATAGGCTCTGCAATTGATGTGGAATCCATCGAAGACGTAACACACATTTAGTTTCAATTCCCTTTTCATCGGGATAGGCTCTGCAATACTTCTCTTCGTGGTAGAATATTTCTTGCTACCATTTCGTTTCAATTCCCTTTTCATCGGGATAGGCTCTGCAATGCGACACTGAGTTTGGACACTCCTTGGCCAAACAAATAAGTTTCAATTCCCTTTTCATCGGGATAGGCTCTGCAATCAAGAGGAGGATAAGGCTGGCGTGGGAAGTCTCCGGGTTTCAATTCCCTTTTCATCGGGATAGGCTCTGCAATGCAACGTCAAAACGAATTGGGCATTGGGAACCACAGGCGTTTCAATTCCCTTTTCATCGGGATAGGCTCTGCAATTCAATGCCTTCTCGGATAGCTTCCTCTCTCGTCTGTTTCAATTCCCTTTTCATCGGGATAGGCTCTGCAATAAATGAGGCCATTGTGTTGTCTAAAACTTTCGTTAAAAGTTTCAATTCCCTTTTCATCGGGATAGGCTCTGCAATTCTGCGGGGCTCTAGCGGGTTCCTCCGCCAAGTCCATCGTTTCAATTCCCTTTTCATCGGGATAGGCTCTGCAATTTAGTGCTCTGGCATCATTCTTAGGCCCGGTTATCGCGTTTCAATTCCCTTTTCATCGGGATAGGCTCTGCAATTGCGATATCTTTCGCAGGAAATGCTTCGTGTGCCGCGTTTCAATTCCCTTTTCATCGGGATAGGCTCTGCAATCGGAGTCTACGATTCCAGGATAGATCCGGAGACTGATTGTTTCAATTCCCTTTTCATCGGGATAGGCTCTGCAATCCTACTGCCATTGATATTGACCCGGATACAGCTATGGAGGAGTTTCAATTCCCTTTTCATCGGGATAGGCTCTGCAATATTACTGCTCGTGTGCTCGGACAGAGCATCACGGTGACCGTGTTTCAATTCCCTTTTCATCGGGATAGGCTCTGCAATAGCCCCCTAAAAGGGCCGATTTGCCTTAAATCTTGCGCCTGAATGGTCCTTTTAATGGGGGTCTTTTCGCCAGCCTATCGAATGCAAGGAGGTATTTAAACTCTGGCGAAAGACTATTAGCAATCGATATCTATAAGGCCCATAGCCTCGGGGACAGATCCATCCCTCATGGGTTCTTTCCGGCGTTGAGGCGAATTACCTTTAGGCTTAGTATGGCGAATATTTATATTAATATATAATTTAGTCCGTCAACGGCAAGGGCATACTTATCCAAGCCTCCCCGGCGTTGAGGGGGCTAGAGCACTACCGCGGGAGGCCCGGAGGGCCGACTCGCGGCATCCACTAAAAAGACGGCCTGTTTAGATCAGTCTTAACCATAATGCAACTATTATTTAAAAAATATAATAAAATATATACCTCTTCAATCGACCTACAAATCACCACCAACTGGGATCTGGTCCGAAATAAAAAATATCCGCTCTGAAATACCAGGAGTCATCACAGGCCGCCCCCTGGTGCCGGCGCACTCAAGCCCCTGAGCGGTAAGGCCGATTCGAAATCTGCTTAGACTGTGCTGGATTGGGCCTATGGATTGTATTTTTCCGCAGAATATTTAAGTCAGCCACACTAATAAAAAGCGTATGCTTACACTAACTGCAGTAATTCGAAGAGACGAGGATATGTATGTTGCTGAGTGCCCGGAGGTGGGGACGGCGAGTCAGGGGAAGACCATTGAAGAGGCAGTAAAAAACCTCAAGGAGGCTACCGAGCTTTATTTAGAGGAGTTTCCGCTAAAGATCACTGATAGATCTTTCATAACTACCTTTGAGGTAACCGAAGTTGCCGAAACTTAGAGGCATCTCCGGAGAAATCGTTATCAAAGTCTTATGCAATCACTTTGGGTTCATGGTTTCAGGACAGTCAGGGAGCCATGTCAGGCTCTCGAAGGTCACGGCACAAGGCAAGATAGGTACAGTCGTCCCGATGCACGATGAGCTTAAGCCAGGAACACTGAGAAGCGTTCTGAAGCTCGCGAAGGTCGATCCAGGTGAATTTGCAGAGTACCTGTAAATGCCAGATGTCCTGTCGCTAGCTCGCGTTTCCAGGCCCGTCTGCAGAGAATGCCACTATAAAAAAATCTGCTTTCCCTCATACCTTAACCTCATACATCCCGTTCCCAAAGGTTGCCATCTTCCCCACATGGATGAGCCTGCCCAGCTCCAAAAGTGCCATGACCTCACGGGAGAACTCTCCTCGATAGGTGATCTCCCCGACGAAGAATGGGGGAAGACTCAGCTTTTTCATCTTCTGCTTGTGGAAATATCTCTTTGCTATGACCTCCTCGGTGTTCGCTTTTATAATGCTCACCAACCGACAGGCGCCAAGGATGGCCAGCACCTGCTCGTTGTCATACAGCATCCCAGATCCGTAGAACTCGGCCAGGGCATTGGCCCGGAAGAGCAATCGGGAGATCAACCCCCGGAAGCTGGGGGCGGCCGTGAACCTGTCGTCCTCCTTGATCTGCGCGGGGGTTAAAAAGCGCACTATAAGGTCTCCCCTATGCTCTGCAGAGCCTTTGATCATCTCCTGGTAGCTCAGAGGAATGGCCCGGTTGAATACAGTGTCTGCAGAGAAGATATTGTTGCGGGCACCGTATCCGATGGAGTCCACTGATTCTATGCGATACTTGCCATAGCCCAGACGGTATCCCCGGCTCATTCCGCTCTCGCCCAGATTCCGCAGAGCAAGCAGGAAGTAGGGGAGATACTCCACACCCCGCCCGATCAGGGTGAACCTGAAGTCATTTGCCGATCCGGCAGAATGCCTCCCAGATATGGGTGGGTCGAATACAAAAGGCCTAGGGATATCGTTTTGCTTTCTCAGCACCTTAACCCCTTCCGGAGGGTGGCTGTTATAGAAGTAATCATAAACGCATGCCTTTTGAAGCGGGCAGTTCTCGCAGGCTGCAGTCTCTTTTGCGCCATCTGCATTCCTCTGGATGCATACCAGAGATCTGAGGTGGGCTCCAAAGCCACTGCGCAGCGTATTTCCCGACCATCGGGAGAGGTCCGCGTCGGAGTCGAATAAAATTTTTGCCTCGAACTGAGATAGTGATATATCACCCATGCTAGGGAGACGGATCGGACAGGGCAAAAATGTTGCGATGAGGAACAGGCTTGGCGTAGTTCCCTTTTTGTTGGGATAGGGCCTGCAATGATCTCAAGGCCATCGGGCAGGCGCCTGATGAGATTGATGTTTCAATTGGGCCACTTCCTTTCATAATTAGATGCTGTGTTAATTAATTGAATCCAAAAACCGAGATAAATGCGTCTTTCTTGGGCAGCGTTTTCTCCCCACGAAATCCATAACTCGTCCATTTCAACTTTCTCAGTCCTAACGCCAGTTGGACCGGATGGATCTTATTAAATATCTGTAACTCTTCATTATATGAGACCGAGCTCAGATATCGGTCAGCGGTGATGCTGGATTGAAGAGAGCCTCAGCTATTATGCTCATATTTCTGTTATCCTGTTTTGGGTTG
Proteins encoded in this window:
- a CDS encoding type II toxin-antitoxin system HicB family antitoxin, with amino-acid sequence MLTLTAVIRRDEDMYVAECPEVGTASQGKTIEEAVKNLKEATELYLEEFPLKITDRSFITTFEVTEVAET
- a CDS encoding type II toxin-antitoxin system HicA family toxin; translated protein: MPKLRGISGEIVIKVLCNHFGFMVSGQSGSHVRLSKVTAQGKIGTVVPMHDELKPGTLRSVLKLAKVDPGEFAEYL
- the cas6 gene encoding CRISPR system precrRNA processing endoribonuclease RAMP protein Cas6 — protein: MGDISLSQFEAKILFDSDADLSRWSGNTLRSGFGAHLRSLVCIQRNADGAKETAACENCPLQKACVYDYFYNSHPPEGVKVLRKQNDIPRPFVFDPPISGRHSAGSANDFRFTLIGRGVEYLPYFLLALRNLGESGMSRGYRLGYGKYRIESVDSIGYGARNNIFSADTVFNRAIPLSYQEMIKGSAEHRGDLIVRFLTPAQIKEDDRFTAAPSFRGLISRLLFRANALAEFYGSGMLYDNEQVLAILGACRLVSIIKANTEEVIAKRYFHKQKMKKLSLPPFFVGEITYRGEFSREVMALLELGRLIHVGKMATFGNGMYEVKV